A window of Benincasa hispida cultivar B227 chromosome 9, ASM972705v1, whole genome shotgun sequence genomic DNA:
ttttccttctctttttgtttttttaaatcctttttatttttctcaccaACCAAACACACAACTTATGTATCATTTTCTCATCTCTATAAAATCCCTTACTCTTCTTTATCCATCTTCACACCAAACTCATCTCTactttttctcttctctctctttcccACTCTGTTTCTCTCGGTTCTTCTTCAACCTCTAAATTTAACTTCAACAATGGCCTTTGAATCAAACCAAACTAATGAATTCATTTTCCGTTCAAAGCTTCCCGATATACACATTCCCAATCATCTCCCACTCCACGATTACGTTTTCCAGAATTTGCCTAAATTTGCCTCACGCCCCTGTTTGATCAACGGCGCCACCGGCGATGTTTACTCCTACCACGACGTTCACCTAACTGCCCGTCGAGTCGCCGCCGGCCTACATAACCTCGGAATTAAAAAGGGTGATGTTGTCATGAATTTGCTCCCCAACTCCCCGGAGTTCGTCTTCACGTTCCTCGGAGCGTCGTACAGAGGTGCCATCATGACGGCGGCGAACCCTTTTTATACGGCCGTGGAAATCGCCAAACAGGCAAAAGCCGCCAATGCGAAATTGATCGTGACGATGGCTTGCTTTTACGATCGGGTTAAGGATTTGGCTGAAAATGGTGTTAAAATCGTCAGCGTTGATTTTGCTGTTGAGGGTTGTTTGCATTTCTCTGTTTTGAGTGGGGCTGATGAATCTAATGCGCCGCCGGTGGATTTTTCCCCCGACGACGTGGTGGCGCTGCCGTACTCCTCCGGCACCACCGGTTTGCCGAAGGGAGTTATGTTGACGCATAAAGGGTTAATCACAAGCGTTGCTCAACAAATGGACGGCCAAAATCCAAACCTCTATTATCACGGCGATGATGTTATCCTCTGTGTGCTGCCGTTTTTCCACATCTATTCACTCAATTCGATTTTGCTGTGTGGGCTACGCGTTGGTGCTTCGATTATGATTATGCAGAAATTTGACATCGTTTCTCTTTTGCAATTGATTGAGAAATACAGAATTTCGATCATGCCCATTGTGCCGCCGATCTTTTTGGCCATTGCTAAGTCGCCGGAATTTGAGAAATACGATGTATCGTCAGTGAGGGTTCTAAAATCCGGTGGAGCACCACTCGGGAAGGAGTTGGAAGACGCCGTAAGGGAGAAATTTCCGGCGGCGGTTCTCGGACAAGGGTATGGAATGACCGAGGCCGGTCCGGTTCTAAGCATGAGTTTGGCTTTTGCAAAAGAGCCGTTTCAAGTAAAAGCCGGAGCCTGTGGAACTGTCGTCCGTAATGCAGAGATGAAAATTGTCGACCCAGAAACCGGCGCCTCCTTGCCGGCGAATTCCGCCGGAGAGATATGTATTAGAGGAGATCAAATCATGAAGGGATATTTGAATGATTTGGAGTCAACCAAGAGGACTATTGACAAAGAAGGATGGCTCCACACCGGTGACATTGGCTTTGTCGATGACGACGACGAGCTATTCATTGTGGACCGGCTCAAGGAACTTATCAAATTCAAGGCCTTTCAAGTGGCGCCGGCAGAGCTAGAGGCCCTTCTTATCACTCATCCTAAACTATCCGACGCCGCCGTTATTGGGTGAGTTTAAatgaatttctttatttgttatcacTAAAAATTATTTGTAGGAATTTCatttctaatcatattttctttctttcttttcttttagtatGCCGGACGTGGAGGCTGGAGAAGTGCCGGTGGCATTTGTGGTGAAAACAAATGGTGGCGCAATAACAGAAGAAGAAGTAAAGCAATTCATATCAAAACAAGTGGTATTCTACAAGAGGCTAAAACGTGTGTTTTTCGTCAACACTATTCCAAAGGCTCCGTCAGGAAAAATTCTTAGAAAGGAACTTAGAGCAAGACTGGCTTCTGGTGCTTACAATTAAACCTTCAAATTTTCgtcatttattttcaatactGTAAACTGAtatagcattttttttaaaataaaaaaaaaattaagattatatACCATATTAccatttgatatatatttatcCAAGATATGTACAATTTAATTACCCACTGAAACGTTCGTGGAGTTAATTGTATTTGGTGATTGTGAATTATATAATCATTGAATAGAGAAAATACATCTTTCATCTTCGTGTTAAATGTTCTTGTCCCTCCTTTTGATGTTTGGAAAATGATTCTAAATGATCTCCCATCTCATAagctaatttattatttttttttttttgaaatggatTAAGgaacatttgaaatttttagatataaaaaagtattaaacattaattaaaattgatatttatgtTCACGTTAGCTTGACAAATTGTTCAACTATTCCtttattaacatatttatatgcatgcaataatttaaaaattaatcaacaccTATAGGCTAGGGccacaaaccaaaattaaacgcaAATAGACtttcaatccataaaatttagtttattagaAAATTGAGGAGCATAATAGGACACAAGGAGAATATCGATATGGaaaagatataatataataataataaaataaataaataacaaaaataaaataattatgaaaatttctccaaattctccactttctccaatctttttggattgcTCGTCTGTATCttacaaaactcaacaaatacCACTATTTATGACGTATGGCCAATAGATACTAAGAATGTGTAGTTGTAAAACAAATGGCCAATATGTACAAGGACACATGGAGACATGAAGGAGGGGCATCTActttgtaatatttatataatactcctccttagatgcccattatagatatgaaatatgtctcattaaaaccttactaagaagaatccaatgggaaaaaaccctagtgaaggaaaaatagtacatatttcatataatttatactcctaaGAAGACTTCAATATAGTTGCTCCCCCTCATGGAAATATTACTTGAGATCTCTAAGTCACCGCATTCCAATAGCGTGCACCAATTTCTCTAGGTAAtgactttgtaaataagtctgtcaggttatcttttgaacaattTTGTTGTACCGTGATGTCacaattttcttcaagatcatgagtgtagaaaagtttcggtgaaatatgctttgttccaTCTCCTTTAgtatatcctcatttgattgGGTTATGCAAGCTATGTTGTCTTCTTTTAATATTGTTCGAAGATTTCTATTAGAAAccaagccacatgtttcacgaatgtgttgagtcattgacctctaccatacacattctcgactagcctcgtgaattgtaagaatttcaacatgatttgaggaagtggtcaTTATGGTATGTTTCACTGATCGCCAGGATATAGAAGTTCCTCCATGTGTGAATAAATAACCTGTTTGACATCTAGTTTTATGTGGATaagataaatatctagaatctgcACAACCAACtcgatcaaattttgatttatttaaataaagcaAACTCATATCAATCTTTCTTTGGAGATAATGgagtatatgtttaatttcattccaatctctttttgttggagaagaactatatctaggtaataaatttattgaaaatacaatatctggtcttgtattgtTAACAAGATACATACGTGCACAAATTGCATTATGATATGGTACTTTAGGACCAAGAagtttttcattatcatcttgaggccaaaatatatctttctttacatCCAATGAACCTACTtttattggaatatttaatagaTATGCTTTATCCAtgtaaaatcttttcaaaacttttcctatataagttaACTGATTAATAAATATCCTATATGCtaaatgttcaaattgtaaaccaagacaaaattttgttttttcaagatctttcatctcaaattctttcttaaaatattctattgcatttgaaagctcttcatgagttctaattatatttaagtcatcaacatatacagatATAGTCGCAAatcatgattgtgatttctttataaaaagacagacatattggattattttgatatcattctttcaacaaatatccactcaagcGATTGTACCATATTCgttctgattgtttcaatccatatagtgatttttgtaattttattgaaacAATTCCcgtgaatttgatttatatatttcagaTATCTTAAATCTTTCTGGGCTTCTCATATAAATgtcattatcaagagattcatataatatGTCGTGACAACATTCATTAGATGCATGTCCAAACTTTTATACACAATCAGACCAATTAAAAATCTCATTGTAATCGCATCCACCActagagaatatgtctcctcaaaatcaattcTAGGtctttataaaaactcttttgcAACTAGttttgctttatatcttgtaacctcattattttcatttctttttctaaaaaatatccatttatatcccataggtttgacaccttatggtgttcggactactggtccaaaaatccgatgttttgaaagtgagtttaattctgcctcgattgcttctttccaatCAATATTTTCTAAATCGACAtttttcaacagattttggtttaggatcctcattttcaaatataacatctgttaggttttatgtcctaaaactcgtggtttgtaaataataaacttattctataaatcgataaagttgttactGAATaaatgaattgcttatttcgtttaaaaaataaaaccaataaactaaaagatccatgaccaTTACATGGATACTTGAACTttttgtggagacataaaagtagattaggttcgagtaaatagtcaaaatgatctatagtatacgaataaggttgggtgccttattctggtaatactattggatgcggcccactctgtagttgctacaatttgttgtaaaatgctacaaacgaaatgatcctgattcattcctgtattgacatgaggagcgaGGTGTCTTATGCAATAAGATTTCATAAATtcagaccaagaattaagtcacacttattttataatgttgtttactatttaagactgactatttcaaagcgatgacctaggtaacttgaccttaatcctgagctaactatgaatttctatttattcaggattatccttagatttgcatgggtgagggttggcccAACAGTactggctcaataaacctccaattttaggggtaagaccgggtagatagccgGGGACAtaggtgcaagacgaaattcactcctacccgcttttagggatagtagagaggttgttcccttaagtgctgactccgggtcttgaacaaagggcctcaCTTTCTCATTGGCCTAGAGAGAAAATCGATtcatgattggatcacaaaccaatgtACATTAGAGGATTAgcgggacttaaggagcaagatgttaTCTCAgaggtaaaacagcttttgacccaaccgttttAGAATAACTTGGagagggttaacttactaatcaatAGTTTATGTCGAGtgaaacataatatatctacagtgagggggattgcaactactaggctttagtggagtgacccggtagttaaggaatggtggttaattaggttaaagagtttagcaggTTAAATacggatcgttggaacccatgatctgtaggtccacgaggtccctctATTAACTCATATCGGAGTAAACCTTGTAGACAGTtgtgacgaacgaatttgaagtattcaaatttgatttttggagcaaaacattaaatattatacgatatatttaaccctaatgtttaattgtgaattaaacataaagagagagaaaatattgagtgttttaaataagatttaaatgtcaagattatgaatagggattcatataaattgttgattagtgttggatttaatattaaattaaattaattatattattaattatattattagtattaatttaattttaaaattgattattagaattaattttgaaattaaatggaattgatcaaaattgcattaaaagtcaaattgttgactaggtcaaaattgTAATGGAAGttaaattgttgacttttgacttttgaaagtcaaaatgtcaaatttgttgactttgaactttgagagtcaaactttgaccaagttactggaaagatccaacatttgtgagtgggAAATTCCAATTATTGaattgctaagtgttgtcttcatttgaagacacttgccctacttaatcccactttgagttagtggattttttagtgtcaaattctcatcaaattcaaagttgcatgttttgcatctaatggtctttaaaaaagggaatatttattgaatttaaaaaactcGTGGCCATAGTAGAATTGGATGGGATTAAGTGATAATCTCTTAATAATTTTCTCTTTAAGACTTAacctttttcctctccaaattagtcactcactagattccaccatcccgttctaaggtTGGAGAATAGTCGGAAAGACTCTCATAGTGGTCTACAAACTGTtcatgaggagattggagctaatttggaaaagattcaaagtctacaaaggttgtattttttccccttttatttgtttctattgcatgcttatctttgtaattaacctaattagagtacatTAGATCCGTTTTTCTTCCGTTGCACATATGTTCGTTCCATCAATTGGCATCAGAGCTTACTTAGAGTACTcaatttttggttaatttatgCATATGATGGGTATTGATTCATTTGATGAATGCTTGTGTTCTAAAATGGATAATTTCGATTTTGGCATCTGTTTTTCCTCTTAGgttgtaataattattgtaattgcccggtgttttatgggctttaatgtatCGTGAAGGGACTGTAATTTTCTAGAGTTATTAGAGTCGAAATTAGACTGTAATTACTCGATTCTGACAAAGAGGACAACTTCAAGTTGGTGCAAAATAGCTCACAGAGCTGAAATGACTCTCCAGACTTGGTTCATGACCCGCGACCCGACCCGGACGACTGATCCAACCCGTGAGGCAAGGCTGACACATATGGTGGCTCTCAGACCCGACGACCCGTCCGACCCGACCCACGTCCACATCGTCTACCCACCTCCACGCGTCGACCTAGCCCCTTTCCGCCTGCGTTCGGcccacaaggataaggtatccaaccttatctagTTACTATAGACTTTTTaggttatatttaaaaaagatccacctgtatgtctctacatatttgtttaaattatataaaataacctaggatcttagttaaTTGGATTAAGTGTATACTCATAAAAtagcaattattttattattaacaatttgtttatacaatgtttacaaactacgagaatacaagagatttatgacaccaatcccaacacttatAACGAACTTTAGGAAAAATAGCGATTTTtcttatgatcatacctctctttcaattttttcacaagatacgaggatcttttattgaagatactccattttcaatccctcatggagatgatgacgaaagaaaatcatagcttttgctttgtcctgtctagatgtcgtattttcttctttaattgtttcacccaagttcatagcatctAGGTGGATTTGGGCATTGGGCAcctatgacaaataattattgttattaatgtCAAGGGCTGCAAATTCTAATTTCGTAAGGTTTTTCATGGCACTATCacaacatattatatttatattagaaatttaatatgtactaaatatgcaaaataaaatttaatttattaattataccGAAGAGGGAAAAACAAGATAGTTTTAGGACCTATGTTTAGCGGGGAAAATGAAagaagctcgtgctgataacatgATATAAAATTGAGAAGCACAATGACGCACAATGAGAACAccgatatggagaaaatatgatataataataataatatatacaattaataaataaataacaaaaataaaataataagagcgaaattttgaaaatttctccaaattctcatataaatgtcattatcaagagatccatataaatatgtcatGACAACATTCATAAGATGCACATCcaaactttcatacacagtcataCTAACTAAaaatcttagtgtaattgcagcTATCACTAGAGAATATGCCTTCTCACAATCAAGACAGGTTTTTGTGAAAacccttgtgcaactagtcttgctttatatcttgtgaccccattatttttcatttcttttttttcacaaatacccatttataTCCCACAAGTTTGACACTTTCTGGTGTTCAGAGACCGgattattggtaaaaaaaacctgacgttttgaaagtgagtttaattatgcatcgattgtttttttttttaaccaatattttctatatcggcattcttcaacagattttggttcaagatcctcattttcagatataatatcaagaggaACACTGTAcgtaaaaatgttgtcaataactacattagttcggtttcatctttttcctgttatgacatagtttattgaaatgtCATTATTATcattaggtatttcacctttctCACTAGTCATGCCAATGATTTTTTCATGAGTATTTACATcttcaaccaagtcttttttactattgactaattttcttttttgagaattttatctttggaacccactaaTCAACTGCGCTTCTGACGTACTccaaactcattagtgacaacttgctgtgttgggatatcaattttcgatgaaATATTTGTAGCTGATA
This region includes:
- the LOC120085203 gene encoding 4-coumarate--CoA ligase 1-like: MAFESNQTNEFIFRSKLPDIHIPNHLPLHDYVFQNLPKFASRPCLINGATGDVYSYHDVHLTARRVAAGLHNLGIKKGDVVMNLLPNSPEFVFTFLGASYRGAIMTAANPFYTAVEIAKQAKAANAKLIVTMACFYDRVKDLAENGVKIVSVDFAVEGCLHFSVLSGADESNAPPVDFSPDDVVALPYSSGTTGLPKGVMLTHKGLITSVAQQMDGQNPNLYYHGDDVILCVLPFFHIYSLNSILLCGLRVGASIMIMQKFDIVSLLQLIEKYRISIMPIVPPIFLAIAKSPEFEKYDVSSVRVLKSGGAPLGKELEDAVREKFPAAVLGQGYGMTEAGPVLSMSLAFAKEPFQVKAGACGTVVRNAEMKIVDPETGASLPANSAGEICIRGDQIMKGYLNDLESTKRTIDKEGWLHTGDIGFVDDDDELFIVDRLKELIKFKAFQVAPAELEALLITHPKLSDAAVIGMPDVEAGEVPVAFVVKTNGGAITEEEVKQFISKQVVFYKRLKRVFFVNTIPKAPSGKILRKELRARLASGAYN